Proteins from a genomic interval of Aspergillus flavus chromosome 7, complete sequence:
- a CDS encoding Alpha/Beta hydrolase protein, which produces MPSSKARDSPSVERRDRLTLAKLASYDDVATDALVDRAYFWTNTRKNRTKYIPVRGVHEDDVARILLHEVIVAKDSAQAEKQLLAMSGMKKYLAKLPNDREKEWFRRHLRKYIQMYLPDSPFEVTTTNRYTITEHEAAICARKFIKQGQEIKYLSGTLVPMTREEEQELDLKRKDFSIVMSSRRKTPSFFLGPARFANHDCNANGRLVTRGSEGMQVVATRDIYIGEEITVSYGDDYFGIDNCECLCLTCERAVRNGWAPHVDSEEGSSKASTPALNDEAISNDSLLSPRKRKHHLDSDSDISPSSTPRKRSKFTRQSSKLRSAVSLADFAPVGSGSDNPPPQAETSIVPETTGAASITNDTIVPASGSAVEVSQASATDCDSSPSLEADESHHSSTSTTPTSIGDVKIKVEDTVEASLTESASATHITLSITGQPHNDRHPPGTDNDMLSELSEITDNPQKPKRSRGSRWKHGVVPSVEEESHRVRVPGDYTKTSKLLAQAYDRWVDCHTCNVWFVQHNSYLTRRECPRCERHSMLYGFRWPKTDKEGSMDDEERVMDHRTVHRFLYPEEEARISRKDRGVSFGVTPTPELSEPRTETEDSEAAYESPLVSLDYGVFQGRYDSTYNLSYFRKIPFAAPPTGENRFRAPQPPMRILDDVYDTDQDFDMCPQRTVNGSEDCLYLGLFSRPWDVRSSTAATKRPVLVVFYGGGFIQGGASFTLPPSSYPVLNASTLNDYVVIYSNYRVNAFGFLPGRAVKESPISDLNPGLLDQQFVLKWVQRYIHHFGGDPHNVTIWGQSAGGGSVVAQVLANGRGRQPKLFSKALASSPFWPKTYAYDAPEAEAIYEHLTNLTGCANATETLACLKAVDVQTIRDANLIISESQKYTTSTFTWGPVIDGEFLFDTLTEAVASDSLQTELVFGMYNTHEGENFVPPGFRSLNMTNGLNSSIPSFHQWLVGFLPRLSSEEIRLVESKYYPPVGRSETLDLYNSTYVRAGLIYRDVVLACPAYWIASAARTAGYAGEYTISPAQHASDTIYWNQVNSIQQTDELIYQGYAGAFASFFQTGDPNAHKLTNSSQPGVPMLQSTGDEFVVTDTGFETAELVLLKERCDFWKSIGERVPV; this is translated from the exons ATGCCGTCGTCGAAAGCAAGAGACAGTCCCTCTGTGGAGCGTCGCGACCGTCTTACTCTTGCGAAATTGGCCAGCTATGACGATGTCGCGACGGATGCGCTGGTTGACCGG GCCTATTTCTGGACCAATACCCGCAAAAATCGTACGAAATATATTCCCGTGAGAGGGGTAcatgaggatgatgtcgcTCGTATTCTCCTTCACGAGGTCATTGTTGCCAAGGACTCTGCGCAAGCGGAAAAGCAATTGCTAGCAATGTCAGGTATGAAGAAGTACTTGGCTAAGCTTCCGAATGATCGTGAAAAGGAATGGTTTCGTCGGCATCTGCGCAAATATATACAAATGTATCTCCCTGACTCGCCCTTCGAAGTTACTACAACCAATCGCTACACGATTACCGAACATGAGGCGGCGATATGCGCTAGGAAATTCATCAAACAGGGCCAGGAAATCAAGTACCTTAGTGGGACGCTTGTTCCCATGAcccgcgaagaagagcaggaatTGGATctgaagagaaaggattTCAGCATAGTCATGTCTAGTCGAAGAAAAACGCCGTCGTTTTTTCTCGGTCCCGCTCGCTTTGCCAACCATGACTGCAATGCCAATGGCCGATTGGTAACACGGGGATCGGAGGGCATGCAAGTTGTGGCCACTCGAGACATATACATAGGAGAAGAGATCACCGTTTCATACGGTGACGATTACTTCGGTATTGACAATTGCGAGTGTCTTTGCCTAACATGCGAACGGGCAGTCCGCAATGGCTGGGCGCCTCATGTTGACTCCGAGGAAGGGTCAAGCAAGGCATCTACCCCAGCTCTGAACGATGAAGCCATATCCAACGATAGTTTACTTTCACCCAGAAAGCGCAAGCACCATTTGGATAGTGATTCTGATATCTCACCCTCAAGTACGCCTAGGAAGAGGAGTAAGTTTACACGACAGAGCTCTAAACTACGATCAGCAGTATCACTTGCAGATTTTGCTCCTGTTGGTTCGGGATCGGATAATCCACCGCCCCAAGCAGAGACCTCAATTGTGCCAGAAACTACGGGAGCCGCAAGTATAACCAATGATACTATTGTACCTGCAAGCGGTTCTGCTGTGGAGGTCTCTCAAGCGTCTGCTACTGACTGTGACTCATCTCCTTCGCTCGAGGCCGACGAGTCGCATCACTCGTCAACgtcaacaacaccaacatcaatCGGTGATGTCAAGATCAAGGTGGAAGATACGGTGGAGGCGTCCCTTACTGAGTCGGCGTCGGCGACCCATATTACACTTTCAATCACAGGCCAGCCTCACAACGACCGACACCCACCGGGAACTGACAACGACATGTTGTCAGAATTGTCCGAGATAACTGACAATCCTCAGAAGCCGAAAAGGTCAAGGGGTTCTCGCTGGAAGCATGGTGTTGTCCCgtcggtggaggaagagTCACACCGTGTTCGGGTCCCTGGTGACTACACAAAAACTTCTAAGTTGCTTGCGCAAGCCTATGATCGATGGGTAGACTGCCATACTTGTAATGTTTGGTTTGTGCAGCACAATTCATATCTCACTCGGCGAGAGTGTCCCCGCTGTGAGCGTCATTCAATGCTCTACGGTTTTCGCTGGCCAAAGACGGATAAAGAGGGCTCAATGGATGACGAGGAGCGAGTGATGGATCATCGGACTGTTCATAGGTTCTTGTACCCGGAGGAAGAAGCTCGCATCTCTCGCAAAGATCGTGGGGTCAGTTTTGGCGTCACACCCACTCCCGAATTATCTGAGCCACGAACAGAGACCGAGGATAGTGAAGC AGCTTACGAAAGTCCTCTCGTCAGTCTCGACTATGGAGTATTCCAGGGTAGATATGACTCGACCTATAATCTTTCCTACTTCCGTAAGATTCCATTTGCGGCCCCGCCAACAGGAGAGAATCGCTTTCGTGCTCCTCAGCCTCCCATGAGAATACTGGACGATGTGTATGATACCGACCAGGATTTTGACATGTGTCCGCAACGTACTGTCAACGGTTCCGAGGATTGCTTGTACCTTGGCCTGTTCTCCCGACCTTGGGATGTCCGCTCCTCCACAGCTGCGACGAAGCGGCCCgttttggtggtgttttACGGCGGTGGCTTCATTCAAGGGGGTGCCTCCTTTACCTTACCGCCGTCGTCCTATCCAGTCCTCAATGCGAGTACCCTGAATGACTATGTAGTCATCTATTCCAACTACCGTGTGAACGCGTTCGGCTTTCTCCCGGGACGAGCGGTCAAGGAATCACCCATATCAGATCTCAACCCAGGGCTCCTTGATCAGCAATTCGTTCTGAAGTGGGTTCAGAGGTACATTCATCACTTCGGTGGTGATCCTCACAACGTCACCATCTGGGGACAATCCGCCGGAGGAGGCTCAGTAGTCGCCCAGGTGCTAGCCAACGGCCGAGGCAGACAGCCAaagctcttctccaaagctCTGGCGAGCTCACCGTTCTGGCCCAAAACCTATGCCTACGATGCCCCCGAAGCAGAGGCGATATATGAACATTTGACCAACCTGACCGGTTGTGCGAATGCCACAGAAACCCTCGCCTGTCTCAAAGCAGTCGATGTCCAGACCATACGTGATGCAAACCTAATCATCAGCGAAAGCCAGAAGTATACAACAAGCACATTCACCTGGGGCCCAGTCATCGACGGCGAGTTCCTCTTCGACACTCTTACCGAAGCTGTGGCAAGCGACTCGCTCCAAACAGAACTCGTCTTCGGGATGTACAACACCCACGAAGGCGAGAACTTCGTGCCGCCTGGCTTTCGTTCGCTGAACATGACTAATGGGTTAAATTCTTCTATTCCTAGCTTCCACCAATGGCTGGTAGGGTTCTTGCCTCGACTGTCTTCTGAGGAAATACGCCTTGTTGAGTCGAAGTATTACCCTCCTGTAGGGAGGTCGGAGACTCTTGATCTTTACAATTCCACGTATGTGCGTGCAGGCCTCATCTACAGGGATGTTGTTCTCGCTTGTCCAGCGTATTGGATAGCATCGGCTGCCAGAACTGCTGGATATGCGGGTGAATATACTATCTCGCCTGCGCAGCATGCAAGTGATACCATCTAT TGGAATCAAGTCAACTCAATCCAACAGACGGATGAATTAATATACCAAGGCTACGCCGGTGCCTTTGCCAGTTTCTTTCAGACGGGGGATCCTAACGCGCATAAGTTGACTAATTCTTCGCAGCCAGGGGTGCCGATGCTCCAGAGTACTGGCGATGAATTCGTTGTAACTGACACTGGATTCGAAACTGCAGAGCTGGTGCTGTTGAAGGAGAGGTGCGACTTTTGGAAGTCAATTGGAGAAAGGGTCCCGGTATAG